The Rahnella aquatilis CIP 78.65 = ATCC 33071 genomic sequence TTTTTTTGATTTGCTGGCGCATCACCACCGGATACCACAACGCGTAAGTGCCGGTAGCAAAACGTTTGTAGCCTTCCTGAATGCCTTTGACCACGTCCTGATAATCGGTTTTCATTTCATACGGCGGGTCCATCAGGATCAGCCCGCGGCGTGAAGGCGGTGGCAACTGGGCTTTCAACTGCTGATAACCGTCAGCGCGGGCCACGCGGGTGCGGTCATCTTTCTGGAATTCACTGCGCAACAGCGGAAAATCGCTCGGGTGCAGTTCGGTCAGATGCAGTTTGTCGTCTTCGCGCAGCAACTGCCGGGCAATCAGCGGCGAACCCGGGTAATAACGCAGGTTCTCATTGCGGTTGAAGTGATTGACGACAGACATGTAGGCCGCCAGTTCTTCAGGAATATCATCACGCTGCCAGATGCGCGCGATGCCTTCCAGATATTCGCCGGTGCGTTCGGCGTGTTCGCCGCTCAGCTGATAGCGCCCGGCACCCGCGTGGGTGTCGAGATAAAGGAAGGGTTTTTCTTTTTCTTTCAGAGATTCAATGATCAGGCTCTGAACGGTGTGTTTCAGTACGTCGGCATGGTTGCCGGCGTGAAAACTGTGGCGGTAACTCAACATGTGCGGCTTCTCCTGCGGCTTCGCGGCATTATCCATTAAAGACTATCCCGCCGCCAGCCATTGATTTCACCGTAACTTGACCGCATGTTAGAAGTTACGTCATCTTTAAGACGACCCGAATTCACGGCGTGGTGCGCCACAGGCGCATCAGCCCCAAACGCTATTACGAAGGACTGGCCCTATGACTGAACAGCAAAACGCGTCGAATCCGCTCTTAACACCGTTCTCCCTGCCACCTTTCTCTGCGATCAAGCCTGAACATATTGTCCCTGCGATGAAATCCGCCATTGAAGAAAGTCGTCAGACGATTGAACGTGTTGTCGCACAGGGCGCGCCTTATACCTGGGAAAATCTGTGTCAGCCGCTGGCCGAAAGCGACGATCGCCTGAGCCGCATCTGGTCGCCGGTCGGGCATCTCAATGCCGTAAAAAACAGCCCGGAATTGCGTGAAGCTTACGAGCAGTGTCTGCCTATTCTGTCTGAATTCAGCACCTGGACCGGTCAGCACGCCGGTTTGTATCAGGCGTACCGCGATTTAAAAGACAGCGAACATTTCAGCACGCTGTCCGTGGCACAGAAAAAAGCCATTGATAACGCGCTGCGTGATTTCGAACTGTCCGGCATTGGTTTGCCGATGGAAAAACAAAAGCGTTATGGCGAAATCTCTGCACGCCTGTCCGAACTGGGCTCGACCTACAGCAACAACGTGCTCGATGCCACCATGGGCTGGAGCAAATTAATCACTGACGTGAATGACCTGAAAGGTCTGCCGGAAAGCGCACTGGCCGCCGCGAAAGCGCTGGCAGAATCGAAAGAGCAGGAAGGCTGGCTGTTAACGCTGGATATCCCGAGCTATCTGCCGGTGATCACCTACGGCGAAAACCGTGAACTGCGCGAAGAAATGTACCGCGCATTTGCCACCCGTGCCTCCGATCAGGGGCCGAATGCCGGTAAGTGGGACAACAGTGAGGTCATGGCCGAAGAACTGGCGCTGCGTCACGAACTGGCTCAGCTGTTAGGTTTTGATTCGTTTGCCGATATGTCTCTCGCCACCAAAATGGCCGAAAGCCCGAAACAGGTGATCGATTTCCTGAGCGGTCTGGCAACGCGAGCGCGTCCGCAGGGCGAGCAGGAACTGGCGCAACTGCGTGCTTTTGCCAAAGAACATTTCGGCGTGGACGAAATGGAAGCCTGGGATTTACCGTTCTACGGTGAAAAACAGAAACAGCATCTGTTCTCCATTAATGACGA encodes the following:
- a CDS encoding 23S rRNA (adenine(2030)-N(6))-methyltransferase RlmJ, whose product is MLSYRHSFHAGNHADVLKHTVQSLIIESLKEKEKPFLYLDTHAGAGRYQLSGEHAERTGEYLEGIARIWQRDDIPEELAAYMSVVNHFNRNENLRYYPGSPLIARQLLREDDKLHLTELHPSDFPLLRSEFQKDDRTRVARADGYQQLKAQLPPPSRRGLILMDPPYEMKTDYQDVVKGIQEGYKRFATGTYALWYPVVMRQQIKKMLRDLEATGIRRILQIELGVRPDSDQRGMTASGMIVINPPWKLEQQMNNVLPWLLKVLVPSGTGHTTVNWVVPE
- the prlC gene encoding oligopeptidase A, with amino-acid sequence MTEQQNASNPLLTPFSLPPFSAIKPEHIVPAMKSAIEESRQTIERVVAQGAPYTWENLCQPLAESDDRLSRIWSPVGHLNAVKNSPELREAYEQCLPILSEFSTWTGQHAGLYQAYRDLKDSEHFSTLSVAQKKAIDNALRDFELSGIGLPMEKQKRYGEISARLSELGSTYSNNVLDATMGWSKLITDVNDLKGLPESALAAAKALAESKEQEGWLLTLDIPSYLPVITYGENRELREEMYRAFATRASDQGPNAGKWDNSEVMAEELALRHELAQLLGFDSFADMSLATKMAESPKQVIDFLSGLATRARPQGEQELAQLRAFAKEHFGVDEMEAWDLPFYGEKQKQHLFSINDEQLRPYFPEQRALEGLFEVVKRIYGITAKERKDVETWHKDVRFFDLFDETGDLRGSFYLDLYARENKRGGAWMNDCVGSMRKADGELQKPVAYLTCNFNGPVGNKPALFTHNEVTTLFHEFGHGLHHMLTRIDTPGVAGIAGVPWDAVELPSQFMENWCWEPDALAFISGHFETGEPLPKEMLDKMLAAKNYQAALFILRQLEFGLFDFRMHAEYDPAKGAQILQTLAEIKKQVAVVPSPSWGRFPHAFSHIFAGGYAAGYYSYLWAEVLSADAYSRFEEEGIFNRETGQSFLDNILSRGGSEEPMELFKRFRGREPQLDAMLRHYGIKG